A stretch of Flavobacterium sp. N1994 DNA encodes these proteins:
- a CDS encoding fibronectin type III domain-containing protein has translation MKKNYFKKNSQKIPNEVIKNIVSFKNIAFIVILLCCFSNATGQGASCATATAVNLNQEYTTFSITDATVNDPTPATCNGQSPVRDGWFSFVANGTEANIITTATNRNPILYAYSGTCGVGLTFMSCANATTSTGGHTETLSLSGLTSGVTYYVRVGNSTNNNMSLSSFVIITNDKCSNAQLLTSNTSCVTINGSTSGATDNNEVGDCTTGAENAVWFQFQAVTTTHIVTVDGITGFDPVLSVINTCGVAGSPTGGSCIDNTADGGIETLTLTGLTVGNFYKIQVHDFQGDLISNGFTICVTHSLPPTITNLLTPSSGCVGSSITITGTNLLGATAANVKIGGTSVSSITSNDGSTLVAVIGAGTTGTVSVTTAGGTATSIGTFTVNPLPASISGAATVCTGTTTTLTNITAGGTWSIINGTGSASISTTGDVTGTTAGTITVVYTLPTTCSVTKALTVQQSPGAIAGGTATVCVSASTPAFTNPNAGGTWSVTNGTGTATITAGGVLTGTAAGTVTVNYTIGSCIPATYSVTVNPIPAAIAGGAATVCTGANTVAFTDATAGGTWSITNGTGSATISIGGVATGSTAGTVNVVYTLPSTCSVTKALTVQQTPGAIAGGAATVCVSASTPAFTNPNAGGTWSVTNGTGTATISVGGVLTGTAAGTVTVNYTIGSCTPATYSVTVNPIPAAIAGGAATVCTGANTVAFTDATAGGTWSITNGTGSATISIGGVATGSTAGTVNVVYTLPSTCSVTKALTVQQTPGAIAGGAATVCVSASTPAFTNPNGGGTWSVTNGTGTATITAGGVLTGTAAGTVTVNYTIGSCTPATYAVTVNPLPTNPGNPTSDSPQCNPPGVTLTRAAAPPGSENYYWQTVSLGTNTSNSANTYNATTSGTYYIRSQIISTGCWSSGQGSATVVVNNSPSTLATVPSPANSSTGICYSGSGAITNVSWTAAAGATSYDVYFGAGSLPGSITSNVATTSYTTGALLASTTYYWKIVPKNACGITTGTPITWIFTTASAICYCTPTYSNGTSFGGDEITNVSLGTLNNSTGASASPYYTFYNTATIPNLSQSTTASISITFGSGSSQYAAVWIDFNQNGVFEATEGVVSTVTGGSGGTITLNIPVPAGAILGNTRMRVRGGDDSALTTAQACGVSNSSYGETEDYIVNIIGLTPCTTPTSQPTSLVLSSITTTTIAGAFTNASTIPSGYLIVRSTSATPPSPINGTTYAVGSTTFGVGTLVIQGSVVASTSTSFSDTSLTSNTKYYYYIFSYNNACSGAPFYFTTSPLSNNAITCVAALSSAPVNSAITGTSCTITWGASPAGGSAATINYTLEVYSDSGYSTPISGSPFSVGTAITYSLSGLNGGTVYYYRVKASNGSCDSPYQTGTVTTTITNDNCSGAVLLTVNPNSTCIISSTGTTTGATQSQVGCTGNADDDVWFRFVATGISHIVTVTPLTLNNAVFEVFNGNCASLASTICVNNTSGSSIETTTLTGLTSGQTYYVRVYSNGNGTNTGTFTICITSPVPPSNNQCANATTLPCGTSNLAGTTVLAASYTHGTGCLMSNYGVWYTFTGDGNSSTISVTTTNNDIELSISSGSCGNLTNIACQDSALSNGTETYTFTTAIGVTYYVYIANYYSGGTSSDTGTFTISRTCVVPYNPCTSISNIASCGSGNTVTIPSGIGGYSPSSCGWTTPGVEKIYTFTPASSGNFTITQASSFTYIDYQFKPVLSGCSSAGWSCIDTLSGAGTTTSFTLTAGVQYYILLDPESSSGGSVNFTINCPTPPLTNDEPCNAIALTVSTTCSYSTYTNSGAAGTGGVTAPGCANYDGGDVWFTAVVPATGELDVDLQSGAMTDSGMAFYSGTCGSLTLLECDDDDSNNGSMSYISMNGLTPGQIIYIRVWEYGNDNNGTFGICATTPSCPSPADLYANILSTTSITVNWTASTPPASGGYHYFINTTGIAPTAATTPTGSTAAGVIGVTLTGLTPGLKYYFWVRSYCGGSDTSAWFGPTNYTPCAVGNGTGITTNQCPSVVAGGQGLSGANPAAMMCSSLTCANLEATYLQLNQATNYSVASIPYSPPYQYTCLQNPVSVNVDDIWSSTINLPFNFCFYGNNYNKCLIGSNGVITFDTTTYSPGGYSTWSFNTNLPDVSLFKNTIFGVYQDIDPSKGGQVGWELITLNTGCRALVASWNDIPMFSSSCNSQLYTGMIVLYENTNVIEVYVKEKNVCSTWNNGNAIVGIQNSTGTAAVVPPSRNGLDTNWTASGEAWRFTPTGPSLTSIKWYEGNGTSGTQLGTTDTINVCPTVTTTYTAEVTYALCSGTNLKYTDNVVVTVNGNKIWNGSTDTNWNVSSNWTPSGVPTNANCVVVPVVGNGRYPLISAAPDAVGYNLAVYSNASLTVGSSQNLIITDKIDVQSPSTGALTVNNNANLIQINDTAVNTGSIFYKRIAPNIKGSDYVYWSSPVFNQNIGSIYDIGAQGYRYQWNPILNNGNGAGGNISQGFWESASGIMTRARGYIIRGSSSFGMPASSIPVTFNGTPFNGIIPYTVERGSYTGVPYNGANGVQITNLNDNYNLVGNPYPSSINALKFLQLNTYDITTNPTGQILGNVKLWLHGIDPTYGAANPFYGSYLYNYSANDYLTLNYLGSTTPSIADIIKAGQAFFVQMVDGATGSGTINFNNSMRYDGSILPYNNSNFFKNGNTINSDFSFERNRIWLDLVDANSQSSRILLGYATNATNNYDPLFDAITAVPSGMKLFSMIENDTEVYEIQGRSLPFDTNDEILIGIKAPVQGNYTFAIGALDGLFNTQNIYLKDNLLNITHDLKTNPYHFTTTAGTIKDRFKIIYIDNVLGTIDYTIENNIKIITNEEVTVSSSNLVMESIIVYNVLGQKLNTYNNVNSNFLTLFGLHKNNSTLLLKIKLQTGETVIKKILF, from the coding sequence ATGAAAAAGAACTACTTCAAAAAAAATTCTCAAAAAATACCTAATGAAGTTATAAAAAACATTGTATCTTTTAAAAACATTGCTTTTATAGTTATACTTCTTTGTTGTTTTAGTAATGCCACAGGTCAAGGTGCATCTTGTGCTACAGCTACTGCAGTAAATTTGAATCAAGAATATACAACTTTTTCAATCACAGATGCAACAGTTAATGATCCAACACCAGCTACATGCAATGGACAATCTCCAGTAAGAGACGGTTGGTTTAGTTTTGTAGCAAATGGGACTGAAGCTAACATAATTACTACCGCTACAAATAGAAATCCCATATTGTATGCTTATTCTGGAACATGTGGAGTAGGATTAACATTCATGAGTTGTGCTAATGCAACCACATCAACTGGTGGACATACTGAAACACTGAGTTTATCAGGATTGACTTCTGGCGTTACTTATTATGTTAGAGTTGGAAATTCAACCAATAACAACATGAGTCTTTCATCATTTGTTATTATAACTAATGATAAATGTTCCAATGCGCAATTATTAACCTCCAACACAAGTTGTGTTACTATTAATGGTTCAACTTCTGGGGCTACTGACAACAATGAAGTAGGAGATTGTACAACTGGTGCAGAAAATGCAGTTTGGTTTCAATTCCAAGCAGTTACTACAACACACATTGTCACTGTTGATGGAATCACTGGTTTTGACCCTGTTTTGAGTGTAATTAATACTTGTGGAGTTGCTGGTAGTCCTACAGGTGGAAGTTGTATTGATAATACAGCTGATGGTGGAATAGAAACACTTACTCTAACTGGATTAACAGTTGGAAACTTTTACAAAATACAAGTACACGATTTTCAAGGGGATTTAATTTCTAATGGCTTTACTATTTGTGTTACTCATTCATTACCTCCCACCATAACAAACTTATTGACACCTTCAAGTGGTTGCGTCGGTTCAAGTATAACAATTACTGGAACTAATCTGTTAGGGGCTACTGCAGCAAACGTAAAAATTGGAGGCACTTCGGTTTCATCAATAACATCAAATGACGGAAGTACATTAGTTGCCGTAATTGGTGCAGGAACAACTGGAACCGTCAGTGTAACAACAGCTGGTGGAACTGCAACTAGTATAGGAACTTTTACTGTAAACCCACTACCTGCAAGTATTTCAGGAGCAGCAACTGTATGTACTGGTACAACGACGACTTTAACAAACATAACAGCTGGCGGAACTTGGTCTATCATAAACGGAACTGGTTCAGCATCCATTTCAACAACTGGGGATGTTACAGGTACTACGGCTGGTACTATAACCGTAGTTTATACTTTACCAACGACTTGTAGCGTGACTAAAGCATTAACCGTTCAACAAAGCCCCGGAGCAATTGCTGGTGGGACCGCAACAGTGTGTGTTAGTGCTTCAACGCCTGCTTTCACTAATCCAAATGCCGGAGGAACTTGGTCAGTTACCAACGGAACAGGAACCGCAACTATAACCGCGGGCGGTGTTCTTACCGGAACTGCCGCTGGAACTGTAACCGTGAACTATACCATAGGGTCTTGTATTCCTGCAACATATTCAGTAACTGTAAATCCAATACCGGCTGCTATTGCTGGAGGTGCCGCTACAGTTTGCACAGGAGCAAATACAGTTGCTTTTACTGATGCTACTGCAGGTGGAACTTGGTCAATCACCAATGGAACTGGTTCTGCTACAATTTCAATAGGAGGTGTTGCAACTGGAAGTACTGCTGGTACAGTTAATGTCGTGTATACTTTACCATCAACTTGTAGCGTAACTAAAGCCTTAACCGTTCAACAAACACCAGGAGCAATTGCTGGTGGAGCAGCGACAGTGTGTGTTAGTGCTTCAACACCTGCATTTACTAATCCAAATGCTGGAGGAACTTGGTCAGTTACCAATGGAACAGGTACCGCAACTATATCTGTGGGTGGTGTTCTAACTGGTACTGCCGCTGGAACCGTAACCGTTAACTATACTATAGGTTCTTGTACTCCTGCAACTTATTCTGTGACTGTTAATCCAATACCAGCTGCTATTGCTGGAGGAGCCGCTACAGTTTGTACAGGAGCTAATACGGTTGCTTTTACTGATGCTACTGCGGGTGGAACTTGGTCAATTACCAATGGAACTGGTTCTGCTACAATTTCAATAGGAGGTGTTGCAACTGGAAGTACTGCTGGTACAGTTAATGTCGTGTATACTTTACCATCAACTTGTAGCGTAACTAAAGCATTAACCGTTCAACAAACACCAGGAGCAATTGCTGGTGGAGCAGCAACAGTGTGTGTTAGCGCTTCAACACCTGCATTTACTAATCCAAACGGTGGAGGAACTTGGTCGGTTACCAACGGAACCGGCACCGCCACCATTACTGCTGGTGGAGTTCTAACTGGAACAGCCGCAGGAACAGTAACTGTCAATTATACTATAGGATCTTGTACTCCTGCAACTTATGCTGTAACTGTTAACCCATTACCAACAAATCCTGGAAATCCAACAAGTGATTCTCCACAATGTAATCCTCCTGGTGTGACTTTAACAAGAGCTGCTGCACCTCCGGGTTCTGAAAACTATTATTGGCAAACTGTTTCTTTGGGAACGAATACCTCTAATAGTGCCAATACTTATAATGCAACTACTTCAGGAACATATTATATTAGATCACAGATAATTTCAACAGGTTGTTGGAGTTCAGGCCAAGGTAGTGCAACTGTTGTTGTAAATAACAGTCCAAGCACTTTAGCTACTGTTCCTTCTCCAGCTAACTCATCAACTGGAATTTGTTATTCTGGTTCGGGAGCTATTACAAATGTTTCATGGACTGCAGCAGCTGGTGCTACATCCTACGATGTTTACTTTGGAGCTGGCAGTCTTCCTGGCAGTATAACATCTAACGTAGCCACAACATCATATACAACCGGTGCACTATTAGCTTCAACCACATATTATTGGAAAATAGTACCCAAAAATGCGTGCGGCATTACTACTGGCACTCCTATAACTTGGATCTTTACAACTGCATCTGCAATTTGTTATTGTACACCAACATATAGTAACGGAACTTCATTTGGAGGAGATGAAATTACAAATGTGTCTCTAGGTACACTTAATAATTCAACTGGAGCATCAGCATCTCCATATTATACCTTTTACAACACCGCAACAATACCTAATCTTTCTCAATCAACGACTGCCTCAATATCTATTACTTTTGGTTCGGGCAGCAGTCAATATGCAGCGGTTTGGATTGATTTTAATCAAAATGGGGTTTTTGAAGCTACTGAAGGAGTAGTTTCAACAGTAACAGGTGGATCAGGTGGAACTATAACATTAAATATTCCTGTACCCGCAGGGGCTATACTGGGTAATACCCGAATGAGAGTTAGAGGGGGAGATGACAGTGCCCTTACAACTGCTCAAGCTTGTGGGGTATCAAATAGTTCATATGGAGAAACAGAAGATTATATTGTCAATATAATTGGTTTGACTCCTTGTACTACCCCAACGTCTCAACCTACATCCCTTGTATTGTCATCTATAACTACAACTACTATAGCTGGAGCTTTTACGAATGCTAGCACCATACCAAGTGGTTATTTAATAGTTAGAAGTACTAGTGCCACTCCACCCTCACCTATAAATGGGACAACCTATGCAGTTGGCTCTACAACTTTTGGAGTAGGAACTCTAGTCATACAAGGAAGTGTTGTTGCAAGTACTTCTACATCTTTTTCAGATACTAGTTTAACAAGTAATACAAAATATTATTATTATATTTTCTCATACAATAATGCTTGTTCTGGAGCACCTTTCTATTTCACTACATCACCATTAAGCAACAATGCTATAACATGTGTTGCGGCTTTATCAAGCGCTCCTGTAAATTCAGCTATAACTGGAACAAGTTGTACCATAACATGGGGGGCTTCTCCAGCTGGGGGAAGTGCTGCCACAATAAATTATACCTTGGAAGTTTATAGTGATTCTGGATACTCAACACCTATTTCAGGCTCTCCTTTTTCAGTTGGCACAGCTATAACTTATTCTTTATCTGGTCTAAACGGAGGAACAGTATACTACTATAGAGTTAAAGCTAGCAACGGCAGTTGCGATAGCCCATATCAAACAGGAACAGTAACTACTACAATAACTAATGATAATTGTTCTGGAGCAGTATTATTAACTGTAAATCCAAATTCGACTTGTATAATTAGTTCTACTGGTACTACAACAGGTGCAACACAATCTCAAGTAGGATGTACAGGAAATGCTGATGACGATGTTTGGTTCCGCTTTGTTGCCACTGGGATTTCTCATATAGTAACAGTTACCCCGTTAACACTTAACAATGCCGTTTTTGAAGTATTCAACGGAAATTGCGCTAGTTTAGCATCAACAATATGTGTTAATAACACTTCTGGATCAAGTATTGAGACAACAACCCTAACTGGTTTAACTTCTGGACAAACCTATTATGTAAGAGTATACAGTAACGGGAACGGAACAAATACTGGTACCTTCACAATTTGTATAACATCTCCCGTACCGCCTTCAAATAATCAATGTGCAAATGCAACTACTTTACCTTGTGGCACTTCAAATCTAGCTGGAACAACTGTGCTTGCAGCAAGTTATACGCATGGTACTGGATGTCTTATGAGTAATTATGGTGTATGGTATACTTTTACAGGTGATGGGAATTCAAGTACTATTTCAGTAACTACTACAAATAATGATATCGAATTGTCAATCTCTAGTGGAAGTTGCGGAAACTTAACTAACATTGCTTGTCAGGATTCTGCTCTTTCAAATGGCACCGAGACCTATACTTTTACAACTGCCATAGGAGTTACTTACTATGTATACATTGCCAATTATTATTCTGGAGGCACAAGCTCTGATACAGGAACATTTACCATTTCAAGAACTTGCGTTGTGCCTTATAACCCTTGCACATCAATATCAAATATTGCATCTTGTGGGTCAGGAAACACTGTTACAATTCCATCTGGAATAGGAGGTTACAGCCCTTCTTCGTGCGGATGGACCACCCCTGGAGTAGAAAAAATTTATACTTTCACACCAGCATCTAGTGGAAATTTCACTATCACACAAGCTAGTTCTTTTACCTATATTGACTATCAATTTAAACCAGTCTTATCTGGATGTAGTAGTGCAGGATGGTCTTGTATAGATACCCTGTCAGGAGCGGGAACTACTACTAGTTTTACCTTAACTGCTGGTGTCCAATATTACATTTTATTAGACCCTGAGTCTTCTTCAGGTGGTAGTGTAAATTTTACTATTAATTGTCCAACGCCACCTCTTACAAATGATGAACCTTGTAATGCTATAGCCTTAACCGTAAGTACCACTTGTAGTTATAGTACTTATACTAATTCAGGAGCAGCTGGTACTGGTGGAGTTACTGCACCAGGATGTGCTAATTATGATGGTGGAGATGTTTGGTTTACAGCAGTAGTACCTGCTACTGGAGAACTTGATGTAGATTTACAAAGTGGTGCCATGACTGATAGTGGTATGGCATTTTACTCAGGCACTTGTGGCTCCTTAACCCTATTAGAATGTGATGATGACGACAGTAATAATGGATCTATGTCTTATATCTCGATGAATGGGTTAACCCCTGGGCAAATTATTTATATAAGAGTTTGGGAATATGGAAATGACAATAATGGAACTTTTGGTATTTGTGCCACAACGCCAAGTTGTCCTTCTCCAGCTGATTTGTATGCCAATATTTTATCAACAACAAGTATTACAGTAAACTGGACAGCTTCAACTCCACCTGCTTCGGGCGGGTACCACTATTTTATAAACACTACCGGTATAGCACCAACAGCAGCAACTACTCCAACAGGATCAACTGCTGCTGGAGTAATAGGTGTAACACTTACTGGCTTAACACCAGGTTTAAAATATTATTTCTGGGTACGTTCTTATTGTGGAGGTTCTGATACCAGTGCCTGGTTTGGACCAACAAACTATACCCCATGTGCTGTTGGAAATGGAACCGGTATAACTACAAATCAATGTCCTTCAGTAGTAGCTGGAGGTCAAGGCTTGAGTGGAGCAAACCCTGCAGCTATGATGTGTTCTTCTTTGACTTGCGCTAACTTAGAAGCTACATATTTACAATTAAATCAAGCCACCAATTACAGTGTTGCTTCTATCCCATATTCACCACCTTATCAATATACATGCTTGCAGAATCCAGTAAGTGTCAACGTTGATGATATATGGTCATCTACAATTAACCTTCCTTTTAATTTCTGTTTTTATGGCAACAATTACAATAAATGCCTAATTGGTTCTAATGGGGTTATAACTTTTGACACCACTACCTACTCTCCAGGCGGATATTCAACTTGGTCGTTTAATACTAATTTACCTGATGTTTCCCTTTTTAAGAATACTATTTTTGGAGTTTATCAGGATATAGATCCAAGTAAAGGTGGTCAAGTTGGATGGGAATTAATTACACTCAATACTGGTTGTAGAGCGCTAGTTGCGTCTTGGAATGATATTCCTATGTTTTCATCAAGTTGTAATTCTCAGCTATATACAGGCATGATTGTTCTCTATGAAAACACAAATGTTATTGAAGTTTATGTTAAAGAAAAAAATGTTTGTTCAACTTGGAACAATGGTAATGCTATAGTAGGAATTCAAAATTCAACTGGAACAGCTGCTGTAGTACCTCCAAGCAGAAATGGATTAGATACCAACTGGACCGCCTCAGGTGAAGCATGGCGATTTACTCCAACTGGCCCTTCCTTGACCTCTATAAAATGGTACGAAGGAAACGGTACATCTGGAACGCAATTGGGAACGACAGACACTATAAATGTATGCCCAACTGTTACAACAACTTACACTGCAGAAGTAACCTACGCACTTTGTAGTGGAACCAACTTAAAGTACACTGATAATGTTGTAGTAACTGTTAATGGAAATAAAATATGGAATGGTTCAACTGACACAAATTGGAATGTAAGCTCTAATTGGACTCCAAGTGGTGTTCCAACTAACGCTAACTGTGTTGTAGTGCCTGTAGTTGGAAATGGTCGCTATCCACTAATTTCTGCTGCTCCTGATGCTGTTGGTTATAATTTAGCTGTTTATAGCAATGCATCTTTAACCGTTGGCTCAAGTCAAAATCTGATCATTACGGATAAAATTGATGTTCAGTCACCCTCAACTGGAGCATTAACAGTCAATAATAATGCCAATTTAATCCAGATAAATGACACCGCAGTTAATACTGGTAGTATTTTTTACAAAAGGATAGCACCCAATATTAAAGGTTCTGACTACGTATATTGGTCATCACCAGTATTTAATCAGAATATTGGGTCTATTTACGATATTGGAGCACAGGGATATAGATATCAATGGAACCCTATTTTAAATAATGGAAACGGAGCTGGTGGAAATATAAGTCAGGGATTTTGGGAGTCCGCTAGTGGAATAATGACAAGGGCAAGAGGATATATTATACGTGGTTCAAGTAGCTTTGGTATGCCAGCTAGTAGTATTCCAGTGACATTTAACGGAACACCATTTAATGGCATTATCCCATACACCGTTGAAAGAGGAAGTTACACTGGAGTTCCATACAACGGTGCTAATGGTGTCCAAATAACAAATCTTAATGACAATTACAATTTAGTTGGTAATCCATACCCTTCATCCATTAATGCCTTGAAATTTTTACAACTAAACACTTATGATATCACTACAAACCCAACTGGTCAAATATTAGGAAATGTAAAACTTTGGCTCCATGGAATAGACCCAACTTATGGAGCTGCGAATCCTTTTTATGGTTCATATCTTTACAATTATAGTGCAAATGATTATTTGACATTAAATTATCTTGGTTCAACAACACCAAGTATAGCAGACATTATTAAAGCTGGCCAAGCATTTTTTGTACAAATGGTTGATGGTGCTACTGGATCAGGCACTATTAATTTTAACAATAGCATGAGATATGACGGTTCAATACTTCCTTATAACAACAGTAATTTCTTCAAAAACGGTAATACAATAAATTCTGATTTTTCATTTGAAAGAAACAGAATTTGGCTTGATCTTGTCGATGCAAATAGCCAATCTTCAAGAATACTTTTAGGTTATGCGACAAATGCAACAAACAATTATGACCCATTATTTGATGCAATAACCGCAGTGCCGTCTGGAATGAAACTTTTCTCAATGATTGAAAATGATACCGAAGTATATGAAATTCAGGGAAGAAGCTTACCTTTTGACACAAACGATGAAATCCTCATCGGTATAAAAGCTCCTGTACAAGGAAATTATACTTTTGCTATTGGAGCCTTAGACGGATTGTTTAATACACAAAACATATATTTGAAAGATAATTTGTTAAATATCACTCATGACTTAAAAACAAATCCATATCATTTCACAACTACCGCAGGAACTATTAAAGATAGGTTTAAAATAATCTATATCGATAATGTGTTAGGGACTATTGATTATACAATTGAAAACAATATAAAAATCATAACTAATGAGGAAGTAACAGTAAGTTCAAGTAATCTTGTAATGGAATCAATAATAGTTTACAATGTTTTAGGGCAAAAATTAAACACCTATAATAACGTAAACAGTAATTTCTTAACGCTTTTTGGTCTTCACAAAAACAATAGTACACTACTACTAAAAATAAAATTACAGACAGGTGAAACTGTGATTAAGAAAATTTTATTTTAG
- a CDS encoding DUF5522 domain-containing protein, translating to MNEQNNENKLIEGEDFYITPEGYKCFTEKYHLKRGYCCRSGCRHCPYGFDKKTGTIKPKK from the coding sequence ATGAATGAGCAAAATAATGAAAATAAATTAATCGAAGGAGAAGATTTTTATATCACTCCTGAAGGTTATAAGTGTTTCACTGAAAAATACCACTTAAAAAGAGGGTATTGTTGCCGAAGTGGATGTCGTCATTGCCCTTACGGATTTGACAAAAAAACAGGAACAATAAAACCAAAAAAATAA
- a CDS encoding urocanate hydratase, with translation MTFQEQIQQGIPSILPEPKPYEIEINHAPKRKEILSEEEKKLALKNALRYFEPQHHATLLPEFKEELEKYGRIYMYRFRPDYKMYARPISEYPGKSEQAKAIMLMIQNNLDYAVAQHPHELITYGGNGAVFQNWAQYLLTMKYLAEMTDEQTLTMYSGHPMGLFPSHKEAPRVVVTNGMVIPNYSKPDDWEKMNALGVSQYGQMTAGSYMYIGPQGIVHGTTITVLNGFRKIKKAPKGGLFVTSGLGGMSGAQPKAGNIAGCVTVCAEVNPKITHIRHSQGWINEIIDDIENLVPRVKKALANQEVVSIAYLGNIVEVWERFDQENLHIDLGSDQTSLHNPWAGGYYPIGYTFEESNDLMANNPTKFKEEVQKTLRRHASAINKHTAKGTYFFDYGNAFLLEASRAGADIMAENHIDFKYPSYVQDIMGPMCFDYGFGPFRWVCASGNPEDLAKTDKIACDVLEEMMKNSPTEIQQQMADNIQWIKGAQENKLVVGSQARILYADAEGRIKIAEAFNQAIARGEIGYVILGRDHHDVSGTDSPYRETSNIYDGSRFTADMAIQNVIGDSFRGATWVSIHNGGGVGWGEVINGGFGMVLDGSVDASRRLESMLFWDVNNGISRRNWARNEGAIFAIKRAMQTQPLLKVTIPNIVDDSLF, from the coding sequence ATGACATTTCAAGAACAAATACAACAAGGAATTCCAAGCATTTTACCAGAACCAAAACCCTACGAGATAGAGATAAACCATGCTCCTAAACGAAAAGAAATTCTATCGGAAGAAGAAAAAAAATTGGCTTTAAAAAATGCGTTGCGCTATTTTGAACCACAACATCATGCTACTTTACTTCCTGAATTTAAAGAAGAATTGGAAAAATATGGACGAATTTATATGTACCGTTTCCGTCCTGATTACAAAATGTACGCACGTCCAATTTCAGAATACCCAGGAAAATCAGAACAAGCAAAAGCTATTATGCTGATGATTCAAAATAATTTGGATTATGCTGTAGCTCAACATCCCCATGAACTGATTACTTATGGCGGAAATGGAGCTGTATTTCAGAACTGGGCACAGTATCTTTTAACCATGAAATACTTGGCAGAAATGACAGATGAGCAAACCTTAACCATGTATTCAGGTCATCCAATGGGTTTGTTTCCCTCTCATAAAGAAGCTCCAAGAGTGGTGGTTACTAACGGAATGGTTATTCCAAATTATTCCAAACCTGACGATTGGGAAAAAATGAACGCATTAGGGGTTTCTCAATACGGCCAAATGACTGCTGGAAGTTATATGTATATTGGTCCACAAGGAATTGTTCATGGAACCACCATAACCGTTTTAAACGGATTCAGAAAAATTAAAAAAGCTCCAAAAGGAGGTTTATTCGTAACCTCAGGATTAGGAGGTATGTCTGGCGCTCAACCTAAAGCGGGAAACATTGCTGGTTGCGTAACCGTTTGTGCTGAAGTTAATCCAAAGATCACCCATATTCGTCATTCTCAAGGATGGATTAATGAAATTATAGACGATATCGAAAACTTAGTGCCAAGAGTTAAAAAAGCATTAGCCAATCAAGAAGTAGTTTCTATAGCTTATCTCGGAAATATAGTGGAGGTTTGGGAACGTTTTGATCAAGAAAATCTTCATATTGATTTGGGTTCTGACCAAACTTCATTGCATAATCCTTGGGCTGGTGGGTATTATCCTATCGGATATACCTTTGAAGAATCCAATGATTTAATGGCTAATAATCCAACAAAATTTAAAGAAGAAGTTCAAAAAACTTTACGTCGTCATGCCTCTGCCATCAATAAACACACTGCAAAAGGAACTTATTTCTTTGATTATGGAAATGCTTTTCTGTTAGAAGCTTCTAGAGCTGGTGCCGATATAATGGCGGAAAATCATATCGATTTCAAATATCCAAGTTATGTTCAAGACATCATGGGACCCATGTGTTTTGATTATGGCTTTGGCCCATTCCGTTGGGTTTGTGCTTCAGGGAATCCTGAAGACTTAGCCAAAACAGATAAAATTGCTTGCGACGTTTTAGAAGAAATGATGAAAAACTCCCCTACTGAAATCCAGCAACAAATGGCCGATAACATCCAATGGATTAAAGGTGCCCAAGAAAATAAATTAGTTGTTGGTTCTCAAGCCCGAATATTATATGCTGATGCTGAAGGAAGAATCAAAATTGCCGAAGCTTTTAATCAGGCTATCGCTCGTGGCGAAATTGGTTATGTTATTTTAGGACGTGATCATCATGATGTATCTGGAACCGACTCACCTTACAGAGAAACATCCAACATTTATGACGGTTCGCGTTTTACTGCCGATATGGCAATACAAAATGTTATAGGCGACAGTTTTAGAGGCGCAACTTGGGTTTCTATCCACAATGGTGGAGGTGTTGGCTGGGGTGAAGTGATTAATGGTGGTTTTGGTATGGTTCTTGATGGTTCAGTGGACGCGTCAAGACGTTTAGAATCAATGCTTTTTTGGGATGTGAATAACGGAATTTCAAGAAGAAACTGGGCTAGAAATGAAGGAGCCATTTTTGCTATAAAAAGAGCGATGCAAACGCAACCTTTATTGAAAGTCACCATCCCTAACATAGTTGACGATTCGTTGTTTTAG